ttggttatgacccatatttttctttgaatattCATACATACATTCAACTTATATTTTCATCTGATTCATATAGGGTCGAGTTTCAGTACGAACTATGCTTAAGTGTGAACCGTGCTAAACTTGTCATTTTTTGGCAAAAacgttttactattttttttccttgattTCAACCGTTAAAATTTCACACGAAATAGTAATACgtttttgccaaaaaataaccAGGTTCGCACGGTTCACGTTTAAGCACAGTTCACACTGGAACTTCTCtgtgtgttatatatatacatatatacatatatatatatatacatatatatatatatatacatatatatatatatatatatatatatacacacacacacgtatGTCCATGTTTTATATACAACATTAACATATCATGGAGATTTAACCATCAACTAAGCTATGCTCAAGTCAACCAAAAGTTAATGTGACAAAAAGTCACGAGCTCAAATCTCTTTCAGCCCATATTTTCAAGTCAAATATTTAACATTATGTATGAGGAGTGCATGCAGTGCATCCACATTTTTAACTCAAATGGTTCTCATGTGAGGGCATATTACAATATAAATAACATATCATAGAGCTTTAATCATAAATTTCAactttgattgagttggttcattGACACGCACTCTTATCTCAATATCATTAAGAATTAAAAGACTTCCAATCAAATagaatttgataaataaaaagcATATACATAATTTAATCCGTCATTGAAAGAAAACCAATGCACTAGTGGAGTAATATGGTgaaaaaattatcattaattaaGGGCTTAAGTTAGGTTTTtaaatagtattaaataaaGGTCAATTTAATTCCTAGCTGTCccaaaaaatcattttcaaaaagACATATTGCTATAGAGAAAGAAGCAAATTTAACAGCTTAAGTATGTCGGCCGATGCTTAATAATTAAGATGGAGGCTCCAAAATAATTACACATTTACACGTACATAAAATATTTGACAaatcatttataattaaaattgttatattGCATATTTCATACACTATATAACATTTTTGtgcatcataaaaaaaatataaataaaaaaattaattaaaaaataatagtagttTTCATCGTTgttcttaaaataataatatgaaataaaaagacACCTTCATAAATTGAAATTAGAGTAAtgattttttcaaatcaaattttaatcttatcaaaacaatcatacgatataataaaaaaatatttttatgctaatataaatatcttaaaaaatcaaaaagcgtcttgatattattattggtcttttttaaaagttcatactattgttttaatataacaaaggtgaaaaaaatattaattgaaaacaatagtgctAATGATTAAGgtcaaaaaatgaatgaaaattttataaaaacctTTTATTctagattaaataaatatttcatacactaatcaaaatattttctattaaaattaaaaaagactgAGTGAATattctatataattttttttttatttaataaaaggTCTTATTAAGGTATGATGAATCAACGGAATTCTAGCTTAAATGACCGTCCTACCCAAAGTTGAATCTAAAAGTGGGCCCAAGAATACTATGATGCTTCCTTTCCTAATCAGCACACTTGTGATCTGATTTGCCACGTCAGATCGTATTCAGCCTCTCTTATTAACCATCATTTTAACAATTGAATTGAAAAGCTACCAAATTTTGACATTTAATGGATGCATAATTCTTCTACATATGATGATATACAAGTCTATATCTTCAATTAGTTtcaaagagaaatttaattttttgtaaacaGAATTTGAATATATGGTAATAAGTACAGAAAGAGaattaattatgtaaataaaataaaaaatagattatGATTTATAAATGCGATTAGAATAAAGTGGTAGACAATTATCTAAATATAGaaataatgataatatgatGCTAAATGAGTTGGCATGAAGGGAGTATTTCATGCACTttgttgattattattaatcattaaatattattattattgttattattattattattattattatacattGCTTGAAAATTGGGACAAAGTTAATGTAAAAAGTataaataatgttatatttaATTAGGatcaaagaaaatatatttggtTCGATTTTAATGTTGACTATCCTTTTAGAAATATTGGAATTAATAAGATTTTGGGGTGTTTGGTTCATGACtttttttgcttaattttttgttgatttttggtttttagCTTGTTGGTTAGTTAAACAGCAAAAAAAATGATTGATAAATGGATTTTAAGCCAGCTGAAAAGctgacttttaagccaaaataaaaaagttacttAAGTTagcttttttgttggcttttgtcTTATTGAGTATTGACCCACTTTTTTCCTAATAAACACATAAGAGCCAATAcgtaaatttatcaaatattttcaataatagTTGACcttttcagctagcttaaaagccaacaaaaacagcaAAGATCTCCAActagtcaaacaagccaactaaaaagtCAACAGCCGAATGCGAAACaccaatttataaatttaaggtATATAGATATAGTCTTGTTTATTGGTTACCAAGTTATTTTTCCACTTGAATTTAATTGTCAATTATCTTTTGTATATTAAGAGTTTATTTAAGAGAATTATAACTATTCTATTGAAGTATAGAAATACACGATATACATCTGTAAAAGTATATATTTCGGATAATATGTGTGTGATAGTTTAAATTAAAGTACATTTTTTGTGTTAAGAATAAAAATTGGCTTCGCAAACTCAGCCTATCCCACCTTTAAGCCCCCCAGTTGCCTAATTGTAATTTGCACCATTATTGACACTATATTTTTAGATCTCGATGCATAGTGAACTCATAATTTTGGATGCTACCACTTACCAAATTATTCGGATTTGTTACGGTTATTGGtactatttattattcaagtttattttacatattacgactaatatataaaaaaaaatatagtcaagtgaaatcttttttaaatcGTCTATCCATATAATTTCATTATATTAActatttataactttttattatgtataatataatacatataaataattaaaataatatttaaattacgtaaaaaaatcaaataatattacATCTGAAAATATatctctatttttttaaaatttcacttGTGGCTTTCAATAGTAAACTCTTACAACAATGAAGTACTATATGTTAGCCACTAAGTACCAAGGTTGCCTAATTTGCTTAACAACAGGCCTAAAAGCAACTAGCACTACATTCATGTGTAAAGGCTTCTAGCTCCAAAAAGTAAAGGGCGGTGATAAGTGGGGCCACATAAAAGCCAACCCATACCAATCTTACAAAAAAGCAAATATGATTGGAAGCCACTAAGAAATCAAAAATAGGAATTTACTTATTTCTCATCATCCAAATTTAAACTCAAAAtccttatttattttaacacctaaatattATCATCGTAAAAAACTAATATAGAGTATCATaccatattattatatttaataaattctGCTGAGTAGCAGAGTCTGGATTAGAAGACATACAAGTCATATTCATATCTCTCTAAAGAGAAGGCAAGAGAAAGGTGGTTAAAGAGACTCCTAAATACAAATAATCCTACACATTAAGTGATATGTGATGCCGAATACACAATGATTCATAGTTCCTTTATGGTATGAATTGTCGTCTTCCTCGACCCTGAGCATCTGTTGATCTAGTCGAGAGACTCTTTGGTCGTACTCTCCTTTATGATATGAGTTGTCACTTTTTTTCCTTCCCAGCCCCTGATCATAATTCATTTAAGTGGGATACATTAAGTATGATAATAATGTGATAATTAAGACATTTATCTAGactcatataaaacaaaatctaAATGGATGATTTCCACGTAGGATTTAAAAAATGCAATCAAAAAATATAGTCTTTAATTTAGCAGGTTAATCTGAACCTAAAAATACGATGGTCAAAAAATATTAGGGACATGCCATGTGTAAGTGTTGACGCACCTTTTTAACCCTAAGATACCATATCATGTATGATGTATACTATGTATGGCGTTTATATTTGCTTGATATTGTTGGTACTATTCTATATGATGGCCCCACAAGATTTAATAATTTAAGCTTTGATATGAAACCATGATGTTTGTCTTTGGAAATTGGGACCCTCCTTAAGCGAGGGACAGCTAGAGATTAACATTTGCCATGTATACTAGAtcaaaacttttcaaaattattttttttttgcgcaATTGATAGTAACATGTTAGTGAGGtataatgttattattaatagtaaaaAGTTTTATAAATTTAGGTGAGGTGTTCAAATTAGATTTGATGATTCGATATTTATCTAATTATGTAATTGAATTTCACTTAATCTGACttcaaaaatgaattaaaaataatgtaaaaatcaatatggactcaaaattgattttgaaacGATCCAAAACACATGATCCGAAATCTACCCAATAATCCGAATAAACACATCTAAATaagattgaaaaatatataagaatttTGAAATAAGAAATGAGTTGAAATAAATACATTGActcaaagtaataaaaaaaataatttaaatgtacaTGCCAATTATAAAATGTTTGGGAAACTTCCAAACAATATTCCAAGATCACTCTTTAGTTACAACAATCAAAGTGTACCAATTTAAGATTGGCATTTGGTTTAGTGTTTTTGACATAGTGTATAGTCTATACATGACATAATGAGTAATTTAAAGACTAAAGTTGCCACTTGGCTGAGGAAGTATTGTGGGCCTAGATGAATTATAGTGAACTATATTGCCTAATTAATTAGTTGTGAAAATATTATTTCCTTCTATTTTTATTGGAATGAcattgtgaaattttttttattagaatcaccggaaaatttgaacaaattaagcaaaattatacaaaaaaatttcaaaataattgaaaaaatttatttctcaaaataagcactTTTAGCCCAATGCTAAGGTATAAagtttgttcgttgttaataacaTCGGATGATTTTTAGGCTGACTTTTTAACTCAATTTAAGTAATTGGCGGCTATTAGTAACAACGGACCAtatgcaaataaaaaatttggttaagGTGTATGAGAAAACAATCGTCCTCTATTATTAACAGCTGGCCATTACACATCCAAAAGTCAAcgttaaaaaagtcaaaaaattcAACTCAATCGCCTCCTGTTAGTAAGAGCGGACAATTACTTGGGTGACTTTTTTGACTCGGATTTAATAATTTTCTGTTGTTACTAACATAGAACAAATTCCATAACTTAGCATTGGGCTaaaagtgcttattttgaaaaataagttttcctgatgcttattttgagatttttgtatataattttgcttatttacttcaaattttcttatatataaGTTAGTTTTGGAACAAAAGTCTGGCTCTGTCCTTTGTTTTAAAGGATATATTGCTCcatattaataaatttgtctcatttttcattttaactagtctaataaattttctttattttaaattttagatataattatatcacttttactttatattttatcttatttatgaATATCTTACCATTTCAAACCGTTATACCGAAGTATTTAATCTTGGTGCCATATATATGGCGATGGTGGAGTATATTCCAATCACActttattatgatttatgaataaCTTAAAGCACAAGGTCCGAGGAATAGTTAAGTTTGTCCAACAAAGTGAGAATATGataattaccaaataaagaAAGTAGCATTTCTCATTAATTTGATGGATTGCCTCACTTTTTTATACAAATACCATTGCAGTTTTCAACAAGTATGTCCTAGATTACAAAAttcctcttttatttttatctatatatttatatatttattgaaaTCTATGACTATACAGTTATTAGAAGGATGAATTAATCTTTATTAATCTTCTTATAAACTGTGAAAATTAAACTTTTATcacaagaataaaaataaagttttcaACAATTTGATGAATCCATAAATTAATATTctcactttttttatttttagttgcaccattttctaaaaatgacaaataatatAGTGATTAAATAACTTAACTTTAGTTTGTTCTTCGTGTAAGAAATGCAGGTTATATATTACGATTAAGAGTTATTCTTGTGAAAGATCGTGAGATGAACTCGAACAAAGGGtgtatattctcataatatgtatgAAATAAGTTATTTAATCCATTCATAAAATATATCTCTCGGTGAGACTGTCTTACACAATAATTGGTATATGGTCAATTTTAGTCGAGAAACTCTTGTGTGGACTTGGTGTACACTAAAATAGTGTGGACCAAGTTTTAACACTTCAATTCCTTCTCTCTTCACTCTCTTCACTCTTTATTACATACTCCAAAGTAACtggaaaaaaaactttttgaaaaaaatttcaatattattattttttaaaatttttaattttaatttcaattttttattttaattttttattgctttaatttgtaatttttaaaattttttaattataaaatttttaattttttaaattttaatttatttaaaattttttaagagTGGAGTGGAATGGAGTGTAAAAGTATAAAAATAGAGAAGAGTGGAGTAAAGTGGGATGAAGTGTAAAAATATAAGAGTGAAGTAGAGAAAAATGTAAATATTAGTCCATACGAATATTAATGTGGACTAAGTCCATACTAGACTTAGTCATTTTAGTCCattttcaactaaaaaaaaatttctcccCCATTTTATGTTAGGCGAATAGAATCACAAGTCTTTGTTGCTTAAAAACATAAGACTCTTGCTATAGGGATAGTATGTTAATATCAAGGCATTGTTATCCTCTTATAATGTAGCAAATGTATACTATAACAAGAATACTTAGTTACGTGTGAAATTGTTCAAAGGTTTTGTCATAAATATGTATTGGGTTGGGGAAATTCAAAGCATAATAAAGTTAAATTACCCAATCAACTGatcatattttttgaattataagGTAGGTTGAAAGAACAATGTGAGAATCACAATTATAACTTTTTCTGAAAATTTCTGAAAAGTACTACTTGCTCTCCAATAGAAACAAGATTTGATAATcaactaaatatattattgtgccaAAACTTAGTATACTCATGAAATAAATATAGATGTATTGCTAGAATAGCATTTTTcaataattgaaaaaacaaaCCCCACTTTATAGTGAGTGACAACTTTTAAAGGAAAATCTTAACTAAATCCAACAATTAAGTCTTCTTATATATGAAGTGACTCTTAATGAGCCTCAAATATGATGCCCATGAATGTTGCTTGAATCAGCTTAGCCTCCTCCTAGTAACCGGTGAAAATATCGACTCAATGGATGCAACTTGAACGCAAAATCCGAGTGGAAGTTAATAGAGGCTATAATTAGCATTTTCACGACTTGATTAGTTTCCTAAGCACTGCTTCAGCTCGCTTCTCAATTTTGGGAAGTACCCAATCGTGTTGAACGATGTCAAGACCGTCTTTCTCAGCGCTCAAGCTCTATATTTGCACcgcaaagaaaatgaaaaggcCATCATtataacacttaaaaacaccTAGTTCAGTCCACACCGATACAATTATCGAAATTTAAGCCTTAAGGGGAAAAACGAAAGTTATGTTTTTCCATCCAAATTTTTAGTTGCGTTTAGTATTGTCAAAGGAAGGAAAATAAATACTTCCTAGTTCCTTACCAACCAGACTAGTggcacatgattcactaatatTCTCGCAAGTCGGAAATTGCAAAAAACGAATCATAATTGATTTTGGGCTTTTTTTGggccattttgagcgaatcgtgaattcaaaaggcgaatAAACTAGCGAATTATGCAAGATTGAGATACTCGTCGCTGTTCAGGCTTTTGGGCCCTAAGCATCTGAGATAGCTCGTCGCTGTTCAGGCTTTTGGGCAAAACCACAGACAAAAAATAACTGTACTGTTCCCCTCTCGGACCAACATCAGATCAGAAAGGGCTTACTCAACCACCGAAAAAGACCAATAATTCTCGGTTCTAAAGAAATTCCGATGCATGGACCCTAACTAGACAGGTCTAGAAAAAGCATACCTTTGATGGGTCAAAGCCGAATCCACCCATCTGCATCATGCGTTGAGTGTCGTCCATAGCTGGATCAAAGAATAAAGTCAGTTATAACTaaataattatgataataatttcaataaaaTCAAATCTCTTGCTCAAAAAGTATTCATATCACATCGAAGAATCAGGTGTATTGGATATATACCATTATCCTCGCCCAGAATTAGGCTAAACAAACCCCGTAGTCCAAACAGGTTGAGGAAATACCTGAAAGAACACACTTTTAGAAACAgactaaaaataatattcaaaaattcATCGTAAAACATTCATATTCTTCTAAAACTCAGctactatataatatatcctaTGTTACttagactcttcattttgcttcacgtacccatgTCTGATCTGTCCGATCCGTGGTGCTAGGACaatggtatggcacttagacacttcaatTTAAGCGTAAAATTAAATGTTTAGACGTATCTGACACttgacacgtaccagtatcccCCATAAGTACccaagtccaagtaacatagaatACATATAGTAATTGCAAGATTAACAGTTTACCATGATCGGCTGCTGACATAGCTCACATCAACAGTGCTCAAGTCTATACCGTTCTGGAGCATTGACCTGAACCTCTGAGTCAGAGGAAACGGGATTTTAGCTGAAAAAACGGCAAATATGTTAACTCTAATGCAGAAAAAAGTACATAAATGGATTTTTTTGTTTGAGAAGCAGAAACATTGAACATGCACACATACAGCTGACATCAATAAATGAACACGAGAAAAGAATAGTACAGTACAAACTAAAAGTTTAGCAAACAATAAAAGACCGAGGGAATTACAAAAGCATGAACGATAACATTAAAATTATCGGGTATTAATATCTCGAGCACACAAAATGAAATTTCATTTGGAAGGAAAGGAACAAACCTGCGACAAATCCAGAGAAAAAGAAGTTCACCCAAGCGAAAGTGAGAGTCTGAATATATAAGATGAAGGATATTAGAAACAAGCAAGCAAAATACCAATCCAAGTAGCGAGCAAAAGAACGTTCTTTACCTGGGGTATAATCATTGATAGATTTTTCTTCATCATATCCATGGCCATGTTTGGATCGGTGAACATTTGAGCTTGAGCATTTTGAGATTGGCCTTTGGGAACATGTAGAAGCCCGTTCTCCTGTAAATGAGATAAAACAAGTCAGTGTTTATAATCAATGACTGAAAAAAAACAGCATCTTAATAACTCAACATCGAGCCATCATAAGTCATTTGCAGTACTCCATCCCAAAGGGGCGTAGGAGAGGAAGAGGAATGAGAGAAAATGAAGGAATACACAACATGATATATTTTGCTATTTCATCAGAAAAATGAAATCAGAAAAGACAATCTAAAACCAAAAGGAGCTCAAAAGTCAATCGAAAAAGGATAGAAATAGCATTGGGCTCACATCTAGCATATGTTAAAAGGTGATAATGGATAATAAACCAAGCTCAAGTCTAAAGTAGCACTCGCACTTGAGGTTGAGCTGGTCAAGCAGAAAAGTTTTATGCTAGTTTCGATTATAATAAGTTTCGACTATTTTCCAATATCATAAAATACTAACCATAACTTTTGCAAGAATATGCTTTACAACAAAATTTTACAAGACACCACCCTCTATTGTATGTTCTTTTCTCCAACGCAAACCTCTTGACGAAGTTAGGATAGAGTTAATTTTTATTGGAAGATAATGGCATATTATGAGATCAAATTTTAGGGAGTTaggatataaattaaattttttctattttcttagTCAAGACTCCTCTATATACAAGAGATTGTTCCTAGGTTTCAGTAGGTTTCACGTGTCACTAAAGACCTCATTCCTTCCCACCACCAAAAATTGTAGGTTTCATATGGAACATGTTACAAAAGAGCCAATCACCTCCCAAATACAAGACACGGTAGAAAAATCCTAACCCTGAAAAAAAAACATGAGACTGAAGAAAGTTGTAATCCTACAGATTCTAAACAAAAATATTGTTTCATATTTCTTTCCTGTTTTTATATGATTTGCGAGTGTGAAACTTTCATGGTTAACTGGTTAACAAAAATTTGACTTTATCACATCCTCCTACCTTCCTATTCAAACTTAAATTCACATTGTCATACACCTGGGCATTATTAATGTGCaaagttattttcttttatagttATGCTGCAAGAAACCTGTTTGCCCGAATATTACAGTTGGGCACATGCCACTGACCAAAACCCACTTCCCACTTCTTCATCTCACATACCCTTGAAAACTAATGAGACCGTGAATCCCAAGAATCCCTTAAAAAGTCAAGGATCTCATGTAATCTATACTCACGCAAGGAGTAAGCACCAATAGCCTAATTCCTCTCACCTTCTGGTACAACTAACTGATAGAGCTCTAGTTTCttactcttatttttttcaaaatatagaTATTTCATACTTGCATATGATATGACATAAAGCACTTTTAAGTTAAATATAAGCTGCGAAAACCCTTTCGAAAGGCACCTTTGGTTATAACTTCCTCCAACTATTCTCACACAGCGGTTGATTCCAATCATCATGAAGGATTTTGGTTCAGTGTTAGTTGGCGTGCTAACTAGGTTTCATTTTAATACTTGAGTCATTTTCGAGTAGCCCATCTCTGTTCAATTTTGACATAGGTGCTAAACACTCTGCCTCACCTATGATCCTTGAACTGTTCAGCTTACACAATCTCGCTCCTTTGAACTGTTCAGCTTACACAATATATAGCCACAAAGGAGGTTTCTTTTTAAGGTATAGTAAGTACTCAGTAGTCACTAGCCTAGTAGCCTTCACTTACTGCACTTACTACTCCAAATAATGAAGTGAAATACCCCTtcctagaaaaaaaaataatgttgtaATTAAGTTCTTGCAGCTCTAGCAAGGGTTGCATCGTATCGCATCAGCCGCGTTGTAAGAGTTTTAAAAATTCGCTATTTCCAGAGTTGTAAAGGTTTAAAAAAATCGCGTTTTGGGCTGTAATAAGAAATATCACATGCTTTAGACTGATAATTAGGCGGTATGATAACCGCATCGATGGCGATCATTACCACAATTTTGCACTATGATACGAGGTCATGCTAGACACCGAAAACTAAACATTGGGTAAAAGCCTTCATAATTCAACATAGCTCATTCAGAATTCCACTCTAATATTTCCCAAGTACTATAGCTCATGCAACAAATAATATAACAAGAATTCAAAGAAAACCGCCACAAGATCCCACCTTCTATCAACTGTTCAGCATCAACCTGATCAAGATATAGCTGCGTATCACATGCAAGCATCTACCCCTAAATCCTAATGCAAGACATAATGCTACTTGAACTCAGACGAAAACACCACAAGATTTGTAAAAACTTTGGCTTTGTAATCAAggtcaaatcaatcaaaatttaGTTCTTAAGTAAAAATTTCCTCAATAAATTCCAATGCAAAAACTTCAAAATTACCAATAACATCTCCTAAATTACCTCATTACTGTAGTAAGTGCGTCGAGCACGGAAAGATTTAGATGGGATGAAATCAGCGGA
This genomic stretch from Amaranthus tricolor cultivar Red isolate AtriRed21 chromosome 9, ASM2621246v1, whole genome shotgun sequence harbors:
- the LOC130824173 gene encoding uncharacterized protein LOC130824173 — protein: MAEDLVLDTAIRDWVLIPLSVVMVLIGILRYFVSKLMRTFQTPDGKIVKEGQVIIRARNLRSSADFIPSKSFRARRTYYSNEENGLLHVPKGQSQNAQAQMFTDPNMAMDMMKKNLSMIIPQTLTFAWVNFFFSGFVAAKIPFPLTQRFRSMLQNGIDLSTVDVSYVSSRSWYFLNLFGLRGLFSLILGEDNAMDDTQRMMQMGGFGFDPSKSLSAEKDGLDIVQHDWVLPKIEKRAEAVLRKLIKS